In the Aliarcobacter cryaerophilus genome, one interval contains:
- the hemA gene encoding glutamyl-tRNA reductase, protein MSYLVISFSHKNLDIKQREKLAFNSDEEKARFIRKLLEAQTTSELVLLSTCNRVEIIAKSSNIKQSSKNIIENLASYSSLDFEFLYDRADIYDGDGAVHHLFSVASALDSLVIGETQIVGQLKDAFRFSQSFGFCGEAMSKVMHYAFKCAAQVRTATSLGTGSVSVASTAVAKAKELVGDSKGVDALVIGAGLMSELAVKHLISSGFDVTITSRDIKKAQNLADSFEASIKVEPYSKLEELLEIMPVMITATSAPYPIITQENTPSSSISRYWFDIAVPRDIDENISMFDLDIYSVDDLQEIVNSNMTQRSAQAKEAYSIVGRSTLEFFDWLKSLDIEPIIKNLYLKGDSIIEKKVQNAIKKGFIPKEHEDNIKKLCQTIMTEYLHNPSKQLKNISRNMECDLVVSSVQSMFTKQNSDTNFKCEHLSKN, encoded by the coding sequence ATGAGTTATTTAGTAATCAGTTTTTCTCACAAAAATTTAGATATAAAACAGAGAGAAAAATTAGCATTTAATAGTGATGAAGAGAAAGCAAGATTTATAAGAAAACTTTTGGAAGCACAAACTACAAGTGAATTGGTTTTGCTCTCTACTTGTAATAGAGTTGAAATTATTGCAAAAAGTTCAAATATAAAACAAAGTAGTAAAAATATAATTGAAAATTTAGCTAGTTATTCATCTTTGGATTTTGAATTTTTATATGATAGGGCTGATATTTATGATGGAGATGGTGCTGTGCATCATCTTTTTTCGGTTGCTTCTGCACTTGATAGTTTGGTTATTGGCGAAACTCAAATTGTAGGACAACTAAAAGATGCCTTTAGATTTTCTCAAAGTTTTGGCTTTTGTGGCGAGGCTATGAGTAAAGTTATGCATTATGCTTTTAAGTGTGCTGCGCAGGTTAGAACTGCTACAAGTTTGGGAACAGGTTCTGTTTCAGTTGCATCTACAGCTGTTGCAAAAGCAAAAGAGTTAGTAGGAGATTCAAAAGGTGTAGATGCTTTGGTTATAGGTGCTGGACTTATGAGTGAATTGGCAGTTAAACACCTAATAAGCTCTGGTTTTGATGTAACAATAACTAGCCGTGATATTAAAAAGGCTCAAAATCTAGCAGATAGTTTTGAAGCTTCTATAAAAGTAGAGCCTTATTCTAAACTTGAAGAGTTACTTGAAATTATGCCTGTGATGATAACTGCAACATCTGCTCCATATCCAATAATTACACAAGAGAATACTCCAAGTTCTAGTATAAGTAGATATTGGTTTGATATTGCAGTTCCAAGAGATATTGATGAGAATATATCAATGTTTGATTTAGATATTTATAGTGTAGATGATTTACAAGAGATTGTAAATTCAAATATGACTCAAAGATCAGCTCAGGCTAAAGAGGCTTACTCAATAGTTGGTAGATCTACTTTAGAGTTTTTTGATTGGTTGAAGAGCCTTGATATTGAACCAATTATTAAAAATTTGTATCTAAAAGGTGACAGTATTATAGAGAAAAAAGTTCAAAATGCTATAAAAAAAGGTTTTATACCAAAAGAGCATGAAGATAATATCAAAAAACTTTGTCAAACTATAATGACTGAGTATCTTCATAATCCATCAAAACAGCTTAAAAATATTTCAAGAAATATGGAGTGTGATTTGGTTGTAAGTTCTGTTCAAAGTATGTTTACAAAACAAAATAGTGATACAAACTTCAAATGTGAACATTTATCAAAAAATTAG
- a CDS encoding proline--tRNA ligase, which yields MKFSKLFIPTTKEMPSDASLPSHQFLVRGGFIAQTGAGIYDFMPLGKIVLEKIRAIVKKEMDEAGANEVQFGFVTPLSLWSESGRALTMGSELLRFKDRKNGEFVLSPTNEEAVVNMVKNRVTSYKDLPLHLYQINTKFRDEARPRFGLMRGREFLMKDGYSFHSTEDDLVREFNLMEETYKKIYTKLGLDFRVVEADSGAIGGSGSKEFHVLASSGEDTIVVCDGCNYAANIEAAKREAKKYEFKEGELKKVETPNCTTIEDVANFLSVSKEQTIKAVIKKAIFKDESKIVVFFVRGSDELEDTKAQNSVDALELIDATLDEIKDAGVVAGYCGLVDLPKDILVVVDSELENSQSMVCGGNEDNFHFINVDLRVIENIKYFDLIAVKEEDTCACCGGKLSYTKGIEAGHIFQLGDKYSKAMNATFLDENGKAKPFIMGCYGVGVSRLVAAVIEQNHDEKGCIWTKSTTPFMVDIIVSNSKNEDEKNMGEKIYEELKASNVEVILDDRINARFGFKIGDFELLGFPYAIIIGKKLLDGIVEIVDRKTLLKTEVKIEEVVSKILNLIK from the coding sequence ATGAAATTTAGTAAACTTTTTATTCCAACAACAAAAGAGATGCCAAGTGATGCATCTTTGCCTTCTCATCAATTTTTAGTTCGTGGTGGATTTATTGCTCAAACTGGAGCTGGAATTTATGATTTTATGCCTTTGGGAAAAATTGTTTTAGAAAAAATTAGAGCTATTGTAAAAAAAGAGATGGATGAAGCAGGAGCAAATGAGGTTCAATTTGGTTTTGTGACACCTCTTAGTCTTTGGAGCGAATCTGGACGAGCCTTGACTATGGGAAGTGAGCTTTTAAGATTTAAAGATAGAAAAAATGGTGAGTTTGTTTTAAGTCCTACAAATGAAGAAGCTGTTGTAAATATGGTAAAAAATAGAGTTACTTCATATAAAGATTTACCTTTACATTTATATCAAATAAATACAAAGTTTAGAGATGAAGCACGTCCACGATTTGGACTTATGAGAGGAAGAGAGTTTTTGATGAAAGATGGATACTCTTTTCATTCTACTGAAGATGATTTAGTAAGAGAGTTTAATCTTATGGAAGAGACTTACAAAAAAATATATACAAAATTAGGTTTAGATTTTAGAGTTGTTGAGGCTGATAGTGGTGCAATTGGTGGAAGTGGAAGTAAAGAGTTTCACGTTTTGGCAAGTAGTGGAGAGGATACAATTGTTGTTTGTGATGGTTGTAATTATGCTGCAAATATTGAAGCTGCAAAAAGAGAAGCAAAAAAATATGAATTTAAAGAGGGTGAATTAAAAAAAGTAGAGACTCCAAACTGTACAACAATTGAAGATGTTGCAAATTTTTTAAGTGTAAGCAAAGAGCAAACTATAAAGGCAGTTATTAAAAAAGCAATTTTTAAAGATGAATCTAAAATTGTAGTATTTTTTGTACGAGGAAGTGATGAGCTTGAAGATACAAAAGCACAAAATAGTGTAGATGCTTTGGAACTTATTGATGCAACTCTTGATGAGATAAAAGATGCAGGAGTTGTTGCTGGATATTGTGGATTAGTAGATTTACCAAAAGATATTTTGGTAGTTGTAGATAGTGAGTTAGAAAACTCTCAAAGTATGGTTTGTGGAGGAAATGAAGATAATTTCCATTTTATAAATGTTGATTTAAGAGTTATTGAAAATATTAAATACTTTGATTTGATAGCTGTAAAAGAAGAAGATACTTGTGCTTGTTGTGGTGGAAAACTATCATATACAAAAGGAATAGAAGCTGGACATATTTTTCAGTTGGGAGATAAATACTCAAAAGCTATGAATGCTACATTTTTAGATGAAAATGGAAAAGCAAAACCATTTATTATGGGATGTTATGGAGTTGGAGTATCAAGACTTGTTGCTGCTGTGATTGAGCAAAACCACGATGAAAAAGGTTGTATTTGGACAAAAAGTACAACTCCATTTATGGTAGATATTATTGTTTCAAACTCAAAAAATGAAGATGAAAAAAATATGGGTGAAAAAATCTATGAAGAGTTAAAAGCTTCAAATGTAGAAGTTATTTTAGATGATAGAATAAATGCTAGATTTGGGTTTAAAATTGGAGATTTTGAGCTTTTAGGTTTTCCATATGCGATAATTATTGGGAAAAAATTATTGGACGGAATAGTTGAAATAGTGGATAGAAAAACTCTTCTTAAAACAGAAGTAAAAATAGAAGAAGTTGTTTCTAAAATTTTAAACTTAATTAAATAA
- a CDS encoding mechanosensitive ion channel family protein encodes MSIEKNIEKVVDQNVEQITRDFKSFIPDNIVEIAIGYSISFVFALLIFFIGKWISKSVVKILGKALRKVGGVDETLVKFLENIVYYALLTVVIIAALNKLGIATTSFLAILGAAGLAVGLALKDSLGNFASGVMIVLFKPFKAGDSVVAAGVSGTVTEVTIFNTVFLTADNQKIIVPNSSITSGSITNVNANNTRRVDIVVAISYEDSIKNAKDVLTNIINSNPKVLKDKGFGISVTDLAETSVKLGVNVWAKSSDYGSLKAELLEEIKIKFDEVGITIPYSKNVYQQIKN; translated from the coding sequence ATGAGTATTGAAAAAAATATAGAAAAAGTTGTTGATCAAAATGTTGAGCAAATAACAAGAGATTTTAAATCTTTTATTCCAGATAATATTGTGGAGATTGCTATAGGATACTCTATATCTTTTGTTTTTGCACTTTTAATATTTTTTATAGGAAAATGGATTTCAAAAAGTGTAGTTAAAATTTTAGGTAAAGCTTTAAGAAAAGTTGGTGGTGTTGATGAAACTTTGGTTAAGTTTTTGGAAAACATTGTTTATTATGCCTTATTAACTGTTGTTATAATTGCTGCTTTAAATAAATTAGGAATTGCTACAACTTCATTTTTAGCTATTTTAGGAGCTGCTGGTTTAGCTGTTGGTTTAGCTTTGAAAGACTCTTTAGGAAATTTTGCTTCAGGTGTTATGATAGTTTTATTTAAACCATTTAAAGCGGGAGATAGTGTAGTTGCTGCTGGAGTTAGCGGAACTGTTACAGAAGTTACAATTTTTAATACAGTATTTTTAACTGCTGATAATCAAAAAATAATTGTACCAAACTCTTCAATTACAAGTGGAAGTATAACAAATGTAAATGCAAATAATACAAGAAGAGTTGATATTGTTGTGGCTATCTCTTACGAAGATAGTATTAAAAATGCAAAAGATGTTTTAACAAATATTATAAACTCAAATCCAAAAGTTTTAAAAGATAAAGGATTTGGAATATCTGTAACTGATTTAGCTGAAACTTCTGTAAAATTGGGTGTTAATGTTTGGGCAAAATCATCTGATTATGGTTCTTTAAAAGCTGAATTACTAGAAGAGATTAAAATAAAGTTTGATGAGGTTGGAATTACAATTCCATATTCAAAAAATGTGTATCAACAAATCAAAAATTAA
- a CDS encoding CCA tRNA nucleotidyltransferase — MCINKSKINIPKLLIDILTTLQDSGYKPYLVGGCVRDFLLNKAVKDFDIEVFGIENLENLKLILEKYTKAHDIGKSFGVLKINIDDFDIDFSIPRVEKKVGKTHKSFEIKLLSNLNIKKAAKRRDFTINAIYYDYFKDSFIDPFDGIKDLKKRKIRYIDKKSFVEDSLRVFRAFGFASRFDFKITKKTKQLLKTIIKSGELNNLSKERVFEELKKLLLKSKKPSVGLKLLDEFEIFKISFVKKYKAIDKLSKIFENRDIDLKRALVLYFVVLLKDEKEEDVFEFLSKITSDKKFINSVESLCKESLENDIINLKKQSLNIVLEDLIFVEMAFGNKDIDLILQKCEESDILNKALKPHIMGVDLLDLGFTPSGDFRNMLNFAMDLQIKENLSKDDLKQRLKKNF; from the coding sequence ATGTGTATCAACAAATCAAAAATTAATATACCAAAACTACTCATTGATATTTTAACAACATTACAAGATAGTGGCTATAAGCCATATCTTGTTGGTGGTTGTGTGCGAGATTTTCTTTTAAATAAAGCTGTTAAAGATTTTGATATTGAAGTTTTTGGTATTGAAAACTTAGAAAACTTAAAATTAATTTTAGAAAAATATACAAAAGCTCATGATATTGGAAAATCTTTTGGTGTTTTAAAAATAAATATCGATGATTTTGATATTGATTTTTCTATTCCTAGAGTAGAGAAAAAAGTAGGAAAAACTCATAAAAGTTTTGAGATAAAACTTCTTTCAAATTTAAATATAAAAAAAGCTGCAAAAAGAAGAGATTTTACCATAAATGCTATATATTATGACTATTTTAAAGATAGTTTTATAGATCCTTTTGATGGAATAAAAGATTTAAAAAAAAGAAAAATAAGATATATAGATAAAAAAAGTTTTGTAGAGGATAGTTTACGAGTTTTTAGGGCTTTTGGTTTTGCTTCAAGATTTGATTTTAAAATAACAAAAAAGACAAAACAACTTTTAAAAACTATAATAAAAAGTGGTGAATTGAATAATTTATCAAAAGAGAGAGTTTTTGAAGAGTTAAAAAAACTTCTTTTAAAATCAAAAAAGCCAAGTGTTGGTTTAAAACTTTTGGATGAGTTTGAAATATTTAAAATATCTTTTGTAAAAAAATATAAAGCTATAGATAAACTATCAAAAATTTTTGAAAATAGAGATATAGATTTAAAAAGGGCATTAGTTTTATATTTTGTTGTTTTACTAAAAGATGAAAAAGAAGAAGATGTTTTTGAATTTTTATCAAAAATTACCAGTGATAAAAAGTTTATAAATTCTGTAGAATCTTTATGTAAAGAGAGTTTGGAAAATGACATTATAAATTTAAAAAAACAATCTTTAAATATAGTTTTGGAAGATTTAATCTTTGTTGAGATGGCATTTGGGAATAAAGATATTGATTTAATTTTACAAAAATGTGAAGAGTCTGATATTTTAAATAAAGCATTAAAACCTCACATCATGGGAGTAGATTTGCTTGATTTAGGTTTTACTCCTAGTGGTGATTTTAGAAATATGTTGAATTTTGCAATGGATTTACAAATAAAAGAGAATCTTTCAAAAGATGATTTAAAACAAAGACTTAAGAAGAATTTTTAA
- a CDS encoding apolipoprotein N-acyltransferase, protein MFLLKTEYFNKNLIIKGLITACLLSAFIYLSYFGFEFKLINTLFGLYGIYLLLTIPRVSLFYAGFFTGILWCYWMSVSLQYYDITYIAPFLLLGIGIVFGTIFALFAVINKLSFRILMIFGFLFISPFGFNWLKLELIFIDSYLSTTKFAFFLILISLYLVIKLKRLKVLAILPLLFAFHSEKGEFIDTPKAKIYMPQMYINQDLKWDKEYLKTLNDENFKQIFDAIDNGYTLVVLPETAFSVALNKYPSLNNMLLELSNKIDIVTGALYVEDNQIFNASYFYSKNSVSIAKKVVLVPFGEEIPLPKFFVDLINDIFYNGATDYSKASSPTDFIIQGEKYRNAICYEGTTDKIFENLGDTKYMIMISNNAWFTPSIEPTLQHLLLKYYSKKYSVTIFHVVNGSENRIYRP, encoded by the coding sequence ATGTTTTTATTAAAAACGGAATATTTTAACAAAAATTTAATAATAAAAGGCTTGATTACAGCTTGCCTACTTAGTGCTTTTATATATTTATCATATTTTGGATTTGAATTTAAATTAATCAATACACTATTTGGACTTTATGGAATATATCTTCTACTCACAATTCCTAGAGTTTCTCTATTTTATGCAGGATTCTTTACAGGAATTTTGTGGTGTTATTGGATGAGTGTTAGTTTACAATACTATGATATTACCTATATAGCTCCATTTTTACTTTTAGGAATTGGTATTGTTTTTGGAACTATTTTTGCTCTTTTTGCAGTTATAAATAAACTCTCTTTTAGAATTTTAATGATTTTTGGATTTTTATTTATCTCTCCATTTGGTTTTAATTGGTTAAAACTTGAGCTTATATTTATTGATTCATATTTAAGCACTACAAAATTTGCATTTTTTTTAATTCTTATATCGCTTTATCTTGTAATAAAATTAAAAAGATTAAAAGTACTAGCTATTTTACCACTACTATTTGCTTTTCATAGTGAAAAAGGTGAATTTATAGATACTCCAAAAGCAAAAATATATATGCCTCAAATGTATATAAATCAAGATTTAAAATGGGATAAAGAGTATTTAAAAACTTTAAATGATGAAAATTTCAAACAAATTTTTGATGCTATTGACAATGGCTATACTTTAGTTGTTTTACCTGAAACTGCTTTTTCTGTTGCACTAAATAAATACCCTAGTTTAAACAATATGCTTCTAGAATTATCAAATAAAATAGATATAGTAACAGGTGCTTTATATGTAGAAGATAACCAAATTTTTAATGCTTCATATTTTTATAGTAAAAATAGTGTATCTATAGCAAAAAAAGTTGTTTTAGTACCTTTTGGTGAAGAGATCCCTCTTCCTAAATTCTTTGTTGATTTGATTAATGATATTTTCTATAATGGAGCTACTGATTACTCAAAAGCAAGCTCTCCAACCGATTTTATAATTCAAGGAGAGAAATATAGAAATGCAATTTGTTATGAAGGGACAACAGATAAAATATTTGAAAATTTAGGGGATACTAAATATATGATTATGATTTCAAATAATGCTTGGTTTACTCCTTCAATAGAGCCAACTTTACAGCATCTACTTTTAAAATATTACTCAAAAAAATATAGCGTTACAATATTTCATGTTGTAAATGGAAGTGAAAATAGAATTTATAGACCTTAA
- the yajC gene encoding preprotein translocase subunit YajC yields MQGDLLTSLLPLVALFAIFYFLIIRPQQKQAKAHKEMIINLKKGDKIVTNGGLMVEVVKVEDAFFVVKNSDNSEMKLAKEFVARLITE; encoded by the coding sequence ATGCAAGGCGATTTATTGACTTCATTACTACCTCTGGTTGCACTTTTTGCAATATTCTATTTTTTAATAATTAGACCACAACAAAAACAAGCAAAAGCTCATAAAGAGATGATCATAAACCTTAAAAAAGGTGATAAGATTGTAACAAATGGTGGCTTAATGGTAGAAGTAGTAAAAGTTGAAGATGCATTTTTTGTAGTAAAAAATAGTGATAACTCTGAGATGAAATTGGCTAAAGAGTTTGTTGCTAGACTTATTACTGAATAA
- the secD gene encoding protein translocase subunit SecD translates to MKIFNFKLTIFLISIIFGVFFAIPSLMQTDYGKKVNLGLDLQGGLHMLLGVNTEEAVASKIKSIATAVKYFSDDEELLIDGLTVSDNSIYFSILDIDEMAKMDKMLSEIKGLDIVKQDLEYKVSLNAEEIIKTKDYSVAQAVETIRNRLDQFGLSEPTVVRQGDSDIVVQLPGIKTASDEKAARDLISKAAKLELMAVDEERMDRVYQMTSKEAAAFGDVILEDTNDSNKKYLVKEIPILDGSQVVDAQVAFSQSNQPIINFTLNSAGARIFGDFTAKSVGKRLAIVLDGKVYSAPNINERIGGGSGQISGGFTVQEAGNVAIALRSGALLASVTLLEKRSVGPSLGADSIKASMIALVSGTALIFIFMMFYYRRAGIIANIALIANVFILLAVIALFGATLTLPGMAGIILTLGMAIDANVIINERIREVLRTGASVQKAIEDGYSNAIRAIMDGNITTFLVAIVLYAYGSGAIKGFAVTISIGILTSMLTSIVGTHGIYQAIMPKIAKDKNNKKWFGVA, encoded by the coding sequence TTGAAAATTTTTAATTTTAAACTCACAATTTTTTTAATTAGTATTATATTTGGTGTTTTTTTTGCTATTCCATCTTTAATGCAAACAGATTATGGTAAAAAAGTAAATTTGGGTCTTGACCTTCAAGGTGGACTTCATATGCTTTTGGGTGTAAACACTGAAGAGGCGGTAGCTTCAAAAATAAAATCAATCGCAACTGCTGTTAAATATTTTAGTGATGATGAAGAGTTGCTTATTGATGGATTGACTGTTAGTGATAACTCTATTTATTTCTCAATTTTAGATATTGATGAAATGGCTAAAATGGATAAAATGCTTTCAGAAATAAAGGGTTTAGATATAGTTAAACAAGATTTAGAGTATAAAGTTTCTCTAAATGCTGAAGAGATAATAAAAACAAAAGATTATTCTGTTGCTCAAGCTGTTGAGACTATTAGAAATAGACTTGACCAATTTGGGCTTAGTGAACCGACAGTTGTAAGACAAGGTGATAGTGATATAGTTGTTCAACTCCCAGGAATTAAAACAGCTAGTGATGAAAAAGCAGCAAGGGATTTAATCTCAAAAGCTGCAAAACTTGAACTAATGGCAGTTGATGAAGAGAGAATGGATAGAGTATATCAAATGACAAGTAAAGAGGCAGCTGCTTTTGGAGATGTTATTTTAGAAGATACAAATGATTCAAATAAAAAATATCTTGTAAAAGAGATACCAATTTTGGATGGAAGTCAAGTTGTAGATGCTCAGGTTGCTTTTAGTCAATCAAATCAACCAATTATAAATTTTACTTTAAATAGTGCCGGAGCTAGAATTTTTGGTGATTTTACTGCTAAAAGTGTAGGAAAAAGGTTAGCAATTGTTTTAGATGGAAAAGTTTACTCTGCACCAAATATAAATGAGAGAATTGGTGGTGGAAGTGGTCAAATTTCTGGAGGGTTTACAGTACAAGAAGCTGGAAATGTTGCTATTGCTTTAAGAAGTGGAGCACTTTTGGCAAGCGTAACTCTTTTGGAAAAAAGAAGTGTTGGACCATCTTTGGGGGCTGATAGTATAAAAGCTTCAATGATAGCTTTAGTCTCTGGAACAGCTTTAATTTTTATATTTATGATGTTTTATTATAGAAGAGCTGGAATTATTGCAAATATAGCTTTAATTGCAAATGTATTTATTCTTTTAGCAGTAATTGCTCTTTTTGGGGCAACTTTAACCCTACCAGGTATGGCTGGAATTATTCTTACATTAGGTATGGCTATTGATGCAAATGTTATTATAAATGAGAGAATTAGAGAAGTTTTAAGAACGGGTGCAAGTGTTCAAAAAGCTATAGAAGATGGTTATTCAAACGCTATTAGAGCTATTATGGATGGAAATATTACAACTTTTTTAGTTGCTATTGTATTGTATGCTTATGGAAGTGGAGCTATTAAAGGTTTTGCTGTAACTATTTCTATAGGGATTTTAACTTCAATGCTTACATCTATTGTAGGAACACATGGTATCTATCAAGCAATAATGCCAAAAATTGCAAAAGATAAAAACAATAAAAAATGGTTTGGAGTAGCATAA
- the secF gene encoding protein translocase subunit SecF: protein MEIFNNNKTYDFMGKKVAFLTISGILIIASLVLLFTRGLNYGIDFVGGTIVQVKYEQAAPLDKIREVLENSKYAGSNVTEFGSADEITIRFTGTSSSVTNDVSDEMNKILEPTGKFEIRKIDMVGAKVGAELREKGIMALTMALLAMLIYIGFRFEWRFAVASVIGLVHDVIITLGLISLFKIDVNLDMIAAILTLIGYTINDTIIVNDRIRESLQITKERDLDALINDSVSRTLSRTVLTSSTTQLAVLTMLLFGGEIIYAFSFTLFVGIIIGTYSSIFVVSPFIKFLGFNTDSYRNKQAIKEANRREKEKLRAMYEQGRV from the coding sequence ATGGAGATTTTTAACAACAATAAAACTTATGATTTTATGGGTAAAAAAGTTGCTTTTTTAACTATATCTGGAATTTTGATTATAGCTTCACTTGTGTTACTATTTACAAGAGGTTTAAACTATGGTATTGATTTTGTTGGAGGAACTATTGTTCAAGTAAAATATGAACAAGCTGCACCTTTAGATAAAATTAGAGAGGTTTTAGAAAATAGTAAATATGCTGGTTCAAATGTAACAGAGTTTGGAAGTGCTGATGAGATAACTATAAGATTTACAGGTACTTCAAGTAGTGTAACAAATGATGTTAGTGATGAGATGAATAAAATATTAGAACCAACTGGAAAATTTGAGATAAGAAAAATAGATATGGTTGGTGCAAAAGTTGGAGCAGAACTAAGAGAAAAAGGTATTATGGCTTTGACTATGGCTTTATTGGCTATGCTTATTTATATTGGATTTAGATTTGAGTGGAGATTTGCTGTTGCATCTGTTATTGGTCTTGTTCATGATGTTATTATTACTTTGGGGCTTATTAGTCTATTTAAAATAGATGTAAATCTTGATATGATTGCTGCTATTTTAACTTTGATTGGATATACAATAAATGATACTATTATTGTAAATGATAGAATTAGAGAGAGTTTACAAATCACAAAAGAGAGAGATCTTGATGCTTTAATAAATGATTCTGTTAGTAGAACTCTTTCAAGAACGGTTCTTACATCTTCTACTACACAATTAGCAGTTCTTACTATGCTTTTATTTGGTGGGGAGATTATATATGCGTTTTCATTTACACTATTTGTTGGAATTATTATAGGAACTTACTCATCTATTTTTGTGGTTTCTCCATTTATTAAATTCTTAGGATTTAACACAGATAGTTATAGAAATAAACAAGCTATAAAAGAGGCAAATAGAAGAGAGAAAGAGAAATTAAGAGCTATGTATGAGCAAGGAAGAGTTTAA
- the motB gene encoding flagellar motor protein MotB, translated as MSKKKKCECPAGEKWAVPYADFLSLLLALFIALYALASVNMEKQKALKEEFIKIYKFPSANIVEEQTKQEKAMTDEPSDDNVEGKKVIVHTLENKDEQEQDQNKGANLIELPNGSLMSVPAHLAFENGKSEITSVFANDFLSNLAKLINAMPEDTEINVKGYAQDSEVKNSKHKDALELSTARANNVIRELVKYNVKPSRLYSSGFGSNKESTLKDKSVVVFELHSNGQIQSEEDLNLETIFNKMKE; from the coding sequence ATGTCTAAAAAAAAGAAGTGTGAGTGCCCAGCTGGTGAGAAGTGGGCAGTTCCATATGCAGATTTTTTAAGTCTTCTACTAGCTCTTTTTATTGCTTTATACGCTTTGGCTTCTGTAAATATGGAGAAACAAAAAGCATTAAAAGAGGAGTTTATAAAAATTTATAAATTTCCATCTGCAAATATAGTTGAAGAGCAAACAAAACAAGAAAAAGCTATGACAGATGAACCTTCTGATGATAATGTTGAGGGAAAAAAAGTTATAGTTCATACTTTAGAGAATAAAGATGAACAAGAACAAGATCAAAATAAAGGTGCAAATTTAATAGAGCTTCCAAATGGTTCTTTAATGAGTGTTCCAGCGCATTTAGCTTTTGAGAATGGAAAATCAGAGATTACATCTGTTTTTGCAAATGATTTTTTGAGTAACTTAGCTAAATTAATAAATGCAATGCCTGAAGATACTGAAATAAATGTAAAAGGCTATGCACAAGATAGTGAGGTTAAAAACTCTAAACACAAAGATGCTTTAGAACTTTCAACAGCAAGAGCAAATAATGTAATAAGAGAGTTAGTAAAATACAATGTAAAACCTTCAAGACTATACTCAAGTGGTTTTGGAAGCAATAAAGAGTCAACTCTAAAAGATAAAAGTGTAGTTGTGTTTGAACTTCATTCAAATGGTCAAATTCAAAGTGAAGAAGATTTAAATTTAGAGACAATTTTTAATAAAATGAAAGAGTAA
- the motA gene encoding flagellar motor stator protein MotA — protein MDLSVLLGLIGAITSISVGVILEGGNPAGVLHISSFIIVIPTAMLAAVVATDSKYVKAAFKEFKNIFKKSPVNFEARIDELVEYAITVKKQGVLALEKDVQGLNHQFLKEALSMVVDGSKEEQIEEQLEPVIEATEEYYHGASHFWLHAGETSPTIGLVGAVFGLILALQKLDDPPAMAAGIAGAFTATVMGIAGSYIFLGPWGVKLKAKGHLVVKEQYLILAACKGMARGDAPGELKLKLSKMVTPMPL, from the coding sequence ATGGATTTATCTGTACTGTTAGGATTAATAGGTGCTATAACATCTATTTCCGTGGGAGTTATTTTAGAAGGTGGAAATCCCGCTGGAGTTCTTCATATCTCCTCATTTATTATAGTTATACCCACTGCCATGCTAGCGGCTGTTGTTGCAACTGATTCCAAATATGTAAAAGCGGCTTTTAAAGAGTTTAAAAATATATTCAAAAAGTCACCTGTGAATTTTGAAGCAAGAATTGATGAACTTGTTGAGTATGCAATAACGGTTAAGAAACAGGGGGTTTTAGCCTTAGAAAAAGATGTTCAGGGTTTAAATCATCAATTCTTAAAAGAAGCTTTAAGTATGGTTGTTGATGGAAGCAAAGAGGAGCAAATTGAAGAACAATTAGAACCTGTAATTGAAGCAACAGAAGAGTACTATCACGGAGCTAGTCACTTTTGGTTGCATGCGGGGGAAACATCTCCTACTATTGGGCTTGTTGGTGCTGTTTTTGGTCTAATTTTAGCTTTACAAAAACTTGATGATCCTCCTGCTATGGCAGCTGGAATTGCTGGAGCATTTACAGCAACCGTTATGGGAATTGCTGGTTCGTATATTTTTTTAGGACCTTGGGGAGTTAAATTAAAAGCTAAAGGGCATTTAGTTGTAAAAGAGCAATACTTAATACTTGCTGCTTGCAAAGGAATGGCACGAGGTGATGCACCAGGTGAACTTAAATTGAAGTTATCTAAAATGGTAACTCCAATGCCTTTATAG